One part of the Fusibacter sp. A1 genome encodes these proteins:
- a CDS encoding S-layer homology domain-containing protein codes for MKRILSLFLSMMLILSLSVSFADGTESQSIFNDLSKDHWAYDAIKQMVENNVLSGYPDGTFRPEAKVSRAEFAKLMVKALNLPIDENSKSSFVDVDDSHWVVPYLEAAKQYLTGYQALNGIKYKPDEPALREDMAVALVNALKLPLTSTEPLNTYTDKSSISTQLRAHVATAISNNLIKGYEKDGVKTFKPLGELTRAEAAKLLLNVIVEEKIILPTEEKVILDDSGNFVVKGSVNENGILLQWSISDLEGIQGFKIVASKNNSNPRYPESGYYTYLRDTGLRTYLIDGKSYNSGDFGSFESGEEYYFSVTAIYEDKKVAGNSVRLTYPGSSEPEVTEPVTRVYDLKLTLVSDDDYLKFEWTKVPQDQLKYYKVVASKSDSTPMYPDNGYQTYMSDSDDNDIKIMSGMSYNGGDIGKFSAGESYYFAITAVMKDGSKVTSNAIKATVPGDELVIVKDTIVLKAFESDGKLVLEWTPSKRGDFRGYKVVASKTDDTPAYPDNGYYKYITNIGTSRVEIPVGAGYNNGFDSFEAGDYYFAITTLYEDGQKDISNTVIGTVK; via the coding sequence ATGAAACGGATTTTGAGTTTGTTTTTATCAATGATGCTCATCCTGTCCTTGTCTGTCAGTTTTGCAGACGGCACCGAGAGTCAGAGCATTTTTAATGATCTTTCAAAGGATCATTGGGCTTATGACGCCATCAAGCAGATGGTGGAGAACAATGTGCTGTCGGGTTATCCAGATGGAACGTTCAGACCGGAGGCTAAGGTCAGCCGTGCCGAGTTTGCAAAACTCATGGTCAAGGCACTCAACCTACCTATCGATGAGAATTCCAAGTCGTCTTTTGTTGATGTGGATGATTCGCACTGGGTGGTTCCCTACCTTGAAGCGGCAAAGCAGTATCTTACAGGCTATCAGGCCTTGAACGGCATTAAGTACAAGCCGGACGAACCTGCGCTTCGTGAGGATATGGCTGTCGCTCTTGTAAACGCGCTTAAACTACCACTTACATCGACTGAACCGCTTAACACCTATACGGACAAATCAAGCATTTCGACTCAGCTTAGAGCCCATGTCGCAACCGCTATTTCAAACAATCTGATCAAGGGCTATGAAAAGGACGGCGTAAAGACATTTAAACCGCTTGGTGAGCTTACCAGAGCGGAAGCTGCGAAACTTTTACTTAACGTGATCGTAGAAGAGAAGATCATTCTTCCAACAGAGGAGAAAGTGATTTTAGATGACTCAGGCAACTTTGTCGTCAAAGGCTCTGTAAATGAGAACGGCATATTACTCCAGTGGTCCATTTCTGATCTTGAAGGAATTCAAGGTTTTAAGATAGTGGCTTCAAAAAACAATTCGAATCCTAGATATCCGGAGAGCGGATATTATACTTACTTGAGAGACACAGGCCTGCGTACTTATCTGATAGATGGTAAAAGCTATAACAGCGGTGATTTCGGATCCTTCGAATCTGGTGAGGAGTATTACTTTAGCGTGACAGCCATTTATGAAGATAAGAAAGTAGCTGGAAATTCAGTCAGACTGACTTACCCAGGATCAAGCGAACCGGAAGTCACAGAACCTGTGACAAGGGTTTATGATTTGAAACTCACACTTGTTTCGGATGACGACTATCTGAAATTTGAATGGACCAAGGTACCCCAAGATCAACTTAAATACTACAAAGTGGTGGCATCAAAATCGGATAGCACACCCATGTATCCGGATAACGGTTATCAGACCTACATGTCTGACAGCGACGACAACGATATAAAAATCATGTCAGGCATGAGTTATAACGGTGGGGACATCGGGAAATTCAGTGCGGGAGAAAGCTACTACTTTGCAATCACGGCTGTGATGAAGGATGGCTCCAAAGTGACTAGTAATGCTATCAAAGCAACCGTGCCGGGCGATGAACTCGTAATCGTGAAGGACACGATTGTACTTAAAGCGTTTGAAAGCGACGGTAAGTTGGTTCTGGAATGGACCCCATCGAAGAGGGGAGACTTTAGAGGCTATAAAGTCGTGGCGTCAAAAACAGACGACACACCTGCCTATCCTGACAACGGCTATTACAAGTATATCACCAACATTGGAACAAGTAGGGTGGAGATACCTGTAGGAGCAGGCTATAACAACGGATTCGACTCCTTTGAAGCAG
- a CDS encoding flotillin family protein — MGNISGLAFSSLAIIFIFGLIIAILSRYKKCPSDKILVKYGMVGSTDSGTNSAKCIHGGATLVWPVFQAYRFLDLTPMSIEVNLQNALSKQNIRIDVPSRFTVGISTEPEVMQNAAERLLALKNEEIQELAKDIIFGQLRLVVATMDIEEINTDRDKFLEEVSRNVESELKKIGLRLINVNITDISDESGYIDALGKEAAAKAVNDAKISVSQKNRDGLIGEANAVMDQRVKVSDANAIATEGENAAKIKVAESDATRREMEAIANKRAVTAEKIQQAKALEESYAAQKAAEIARAEKELATKEADEIVQAEIDKRRMEIQAEAEAERTRRHAKGEADAIYMKLEAQAKGLNEMLVKQAEGFKKLVEAAGGAEDAMKLMIVDKLPELIEKQVEAIKNIKIDKVTVWDNLGGDDGKTNTAKFVSGMMKSVPPLNEIFDMAGLDLPGYLGTKKVEAPTPKEEVPTLVEELEE; from the coding sequence ATGGGTAACATATCAGGCTTGGCTTTTTCATCATTGGCCATAATCTTTATCTTTGGACTCATCATCGCGATCTTATCAAGGTATAAGAAATGTCCATCCGATAAGATACTTGTAAAATACGGTATGGTAGGCTCCACAGACAGCGGTACCAACAGCGCCAAATGCATACATGGTGGGGCGACTCTGGTTTGGCCGGTGTTCCAGGCGTATCGATTTTTGGATCTTACGCCGATGTCGATTGAAGTGAATCTGCAGAATGCGTTATCGAAGCAGAACATCAGAATCGATGTACCATCGCGTTTCACTGTCGGAATCAGCACGGAACCAGAGGTCATGCAAAATGCGGCGGAACGTCTTCTTGCCCTAAAGAACGAGGAAATTCAGGAGCTTGCAAAGGATATCATCTTCGGTCAACTCAGACTTGTGGTTGCAACGATGGATATCGAGGAAATCAACACGGATAGGGATAAGTTTTTAGAAGAAGTGTCGCGAAATGTGGAATCTGAACTGAAGAAGATCGGTTTGAGACTGATCAACGTGAATATAACAGATATCAGTGATGAATCAGGCTATATCGACGCGCTTGGTAAGGAAGCCGCCGCAAAGGCTGTCAATGACGCTAAAATCTCTGTGTCTCAAAAGAACAGGGACGGTCTGATCGGTGAAGCGAATGCTGTGATGGACCAGCGTGTCAAGGTATCGGATGCGAATGCGATTGCAACTGAAGGTGAGAATGCTGCAAAAATCAAAGTGGCTGAATCCGATGCGACAAGAAGAGAAATGGAAGCTATCGCGAATAAGCGAGCGGTCACAGCAGAAAAAATCCAGCAGGCCAAGGCGCTTGAAGAGTCCTATGCCGCTCAAAAGGCAGCTGAAATCGCTCGTGCCGAAAAAGAACTTGCGACCAAAGAAGCGGACGAAATCGTTCAGGCTGAGATCGATAAACGCAGAATGGAAATCCAAGCAGAAGCCGAGGCTGAACGTACTAGACGTCATGCCAAAGGTGAGGCGGATGCCATCTACATGAAGCTCGAAGCCCAAGCAAAGGGTCTCAACGAAATGCTTGTAAAACAGGCGGAAGGCTTCAAGAAGCTTGTTGAAGCTGCAGGCGGTGCGGAAGATGCCATGAAGCTGATGATCGTAGACAAGCTTCCAGAACTCATTGAAAAGCAAGTGGAAGCGATTAAGAATATAAAAATCGATAAAGTCACTGTCTGGGACAATCTAGGCGGAGATGACGGAAAGACCAATACAGCTAAGTTCGTATCGGGTATGATGAAGTCGGTTCCGCCGCTAAATGAGATCTTCGATATGGCCGGACTCGATCTGCCAGGCTACCTTGGTACAAAGAAAGTGGAAGCACCGACCCCTAAGGAAGAAGTACCGACACTTGTGGAAGAGCTAGAGGAATAA
- a CDS encoding NfeD family protein: MLEQLLGLEKFYLYVAVPASIILIIQTVLTLVGASGEIDVDFDADGDTDVIGGSGLSLFTIRNLIAFFTFFGWSGLWLLSSGVNKLFTVVMSFFIGVVFMGISMGTFYLISKMQRSGTLNIKNAQSHIGEVYIRIPANREATGKVLIKVQGALRELEAVTDDVDGIKTGTQVKVVDILDNSKLVVTKFYFD, translated from the coding sequence ATGTTAGAGCAATTACTAGGATTAGAAAAATTCTACTTGTATGTCGCGGTGCCCGCATCGATTATCCTGATTATTCAGACGGTACTTACACTAGTGGGTGCGAGTGGAGAAATAGATGTGGACTTTGATGCGGATGGAGACACCGATGTTATCGGAGGTTCTGGGCTGAGTTTGTTCACAATAAGGAATCTCATCGCATTTTTCACCTTTTTCGGTTGGAGCGGACTATGGCTCTTAAGTAGTGGGGTGAATAAACTTTTTACGGTGGTGATGTCGTTCTTTATCGGTGTGGTCTTTATGGGTATCTCGATGGGGACCTTCTATCTGATCAGCAAAATGCAGCGAAGCGGGACGCTCAACATCAAGAATGCGCAATCCCATATCGGCGAAGTGTATATCCGCATACCCGCAAATCGGGAGGCGACAGGAAAAGTGCTCATCAAAGTACAGGGCGCGCTTCGTGAACTTGAGGCGGTCACCGATGATGTGGACGGCATTAAGACAGGAACACAAGTCAAGGTGGTCGACATACTTGATAATTCAAAATTAGTCGTAACAAAGTTTTATTTTGACTGA